GTGGAACCGGTCCCGCCGTGATCACGGCGTCCGAGCTTCCCGCCACCGGAGCGGGTCGGGCGCGCCGGACACGGATGAGGATCGATGGATGCGGCGATACGGTGTCACGACGTTGCTCGGCCTCGGGATGATGATTCCTGAAGCCCCGGCGGAGGCACGCACGGTCGAGGACTTGCAACGGCAGATCGACGAGCTGAAGGCCGTCGTCAGGACGCTGTCGGCCGAACAGCGGCGCCGGAAGGGCGGAGGTCCCACGCCCAGCCCCAGGCCGGCCGCGCCGAGGCCGGTCGAGACCGCGGGACCTGCCTCAGGTCCCGCTTCAGGAACCGCGCCGGTTCTGTCGGGTCAGGCGCAGCCCGCGCCGGCCCCGCCTGCTCATGCCGGTCGGCCGAAAACGTGGTTCGAGCGACTGACCCTGCGGGGCTACACGCAGCTGCGCGTGAACGAGGTCCTCGCGGGCGACGCCGACGCGCCGGCCGGCTCCTCGCGGCTGCGCTCGGTGCACGACGGCGGCATCCGCGACAGGGACACCTTCACCTTCCGCCGGGTGCGGCTGATCCTGCAGGGCGACGTCCACGAGCGCGTGGCGATCTACCTGCAGCCGGATTTCGCGGTCTCCGTCGGCAACCAGTCGGCCGGGGAGCCGCGGGGCGGCTTCGCCCAGCTGCGGGACGCCTACGCCGACGTCTTCCTCGACGACGAGCGCCGCACCCGGCTGCGCTTCGGCCAGCAGAAGGTGCCCTACGGCTGGGAGAACCTGCAATCCTCGCAGAACCGCCTGACCCTCGACCGCTCGGACGCGATCAACAGCGCGATCCCGGGGGAGCGCGACATCGGCATCACGGCCTACCACACGCCCCCGTCGGTGCAGCGGATCTGGGATCGCCTCGGCAAGGACGGTCAGAAGCTCTTCGGCAATTACGGAGCCTTCGGCGTCGGCGTCTACAACGGCCAGACGATCAACCGGCTCGAACAGAACGACGACGTGATGATCGTCGGCATGGCGACGTGGCCGTTCGCGCTCGACGGCCTCGGATCCGCCTTCGCCGGGCAGGTGCTGGAGGTCGGCGGCTCGGCCTACCGCAACCGGTTCAAGCCGGAGATCCGCGCCGGGGGCGTCGGCCCCGTCTCGTACGCGGACGAGCGGGTCGGCGTTCACGCGATCCTGTATCCGCAGCCGTTCGGCCTCCAGGCGGAATGGAACTGGGGGCGCGGCCCCGAATTCGACGCGCTCACCCGGGCGATCGAGACCAAGCCGCTGGAGGGCGGCTACCTCCAGGCGATGTATCGGTTCGAGCACTCGCTCGTCGGGCCGTTCATGCCCTACGCGCGGCTCCAGACCTATCGCGGCGGCTGGAAGGTGGCGACGAACGCGCCGCCGCTCGCCACCGACGAGTTCGAGGTCGGCATCGAGTTCCAGCCGATCAAGCCGCTGGAGATCACCCTGGCCTACTCCAAGATGCGGCGGCGCGAGGCGGACGAGCGCCGGTTCGGCCGCGCGCGGGGCGACCTCTTCCGGGCCCAGGTCCAGTGGAACTACTGACGGCGCGGCCGCGCGGCGGCGAAGGGAGCCGCCGCGCTCAGGCGCCGAGCAGCGCGCGCCGCTCCTCCGCCGACAGGGCCGTCAGGGGCGGGCACAGGCGCAGCCACCCCGCGTCGCCCGTGGCGTCCGCCAGGAGCGCCTTGATGGACGCCATCTGCCGGGGGCCCACGGTGCGCTCGCGCGCGGCGACCACGCGGGCCTGCGCCGCGGCGACGGCCTCCGCCCGCGCCGGGTCGGCGGCGTTGCGGAAGATGAAGGCGAGATCGGCCGCGCAGACGTTGGACGTGGCCGTGATGCAGCCCGCGCCGCCCTTCGGCAGAAGCGTCAGCAGCAGCGGGTCGGCGCCGGTCAGCACGGCGAAGCCGGGGAAGCGGTCGATCATCGCCACGTGGTTGGCGAGGTCGCCGGACGAGTCCTTGATGCCGGTCACCGTCTCCGGGTAGCGCGCCCGCAGCCGCTCGATGAGACCGTGGGGGATCGGCACGCCCGAAACCTGGGGGATGTGGTAGAGCACGACCCGGAGCCGCGCGTCGCCGACCCGCTCGATCACCTCCGCGTAGGCCGCGAACAGGCCGTCGTCGGTGACGCCCTTGTAGTAGAACGGCGGCAGCATCACGACGGTCGTCACGCCGAGCGAGAGGGCGTGCCGCGTCAGGTCGATCGTCTCCGAAATGGCCGCGACGCCCGTGCCGGGCATCAGCTTTCCGGGCGCCACGCCGGCCTCGACGGTGGCTTCCAGGAGCGCCTTGCGCTGCGCGAGCGAGAACGAGTTCGCCTCGCCGGTCGTGCCCAGCAGCGCGACGCCGTCGCAGCCCTCGGCGATCAGCCGCCCGGCATGGGCCACGAAGGGTCGGTGATCGGGCGCGTAATCGGCCGTCAGCGGCGTGGCGGCGGCGCAGAACACGCCGCGCGGGTGGAGGGTGTTGGCGGTCATCGCGGGGCCTTCAGTGGGCGGCTCGGTAGAGCGCGAGGATGTCGGCGCGGCTCATGGCGCGCGGGTTGTTGTCGAGGAGCCGGCGGATGGCGTGGGCCTCGTCCGCCATCGCCTCCAGATCACGCTCCGGCACGCCGAGGCGCGACAGCCGCAGCTCCACGCCGAGGTCGGCGCAGAAGCGGGCGGCGCGCGCGCGCACGGTGGCCGCGTCGGCGCTGGCCGGGGCGCCCAGCGCCTCCAGGACGCGCGCCGTCTTCTCCGGGACGGCGGCCGCGTTGAAGGCCAGCGTGTGCGGGAAGATCGCCGCGCAGGCGAGGCCGTGGGCGACGTGGTGCCGGGTGCCGAGCGGGTAGGCCACCGCGTGGCCCGCCGTGGTGTTCACCGGCCCGAGGCAGAACCCGCCGTAGAGCGCGGCGAGCGCCAGCCCGGCCCGCGCCTCGCGGTCGGACCCGTCCGCCACCGCCCGCGGCAGGTACCGCCCGACCAGGCGGGCGCCTTCGAGGGCGTAGAGGTCGATGGTCGGGTGCGATCGGCGGCTGGTGAAGGCCTCGACGCAGTGGGCCATGGCGTCGACGCCCGTCGCGGCGGTCACGGCGGCCGGCACGGTCATGGTGAGGTCCGGGTCGATCACCGCGAGGTCGGCCAGCATGTGGCGGCTCTGCACCGCGAGCTTGGCCTGCGCCTCCGGGTCGGTGACGAGGGCGCGGGTGCCGGCCTCGCTGCCGGTTCCGGCGGTGGTCGGGACCTGCACGAGGCCGATCCGGCGCCCCGCGACTTTCTCCGCCCCGACCACGTCCCGCAGGCTCTGGCCGCTGCCCGGCAGCACCGCGACGAGCTTGGCGAGGTCCATGGCGCTGCCGCCGCCGAAGCCGATGACGCAGTCGGGGCGGAGCTCGTCAGCGCGCGCCAGGGCGGCGTCGAGGTTCGGGACGTCCGGCTCGGGCCTCACCGCGCCGAACACGGCGACCGCGCCCGGCAGCCCGAGCAGGTCCGCCCGGCCGGCGTTGAACGCGTCCGCCACCACGAGGGGCCGGCGGTAGCCGCGCTCGGCGAGGAAGCGGGCGACGCGGGGCAGCGTGCCCGCACCGAAGGCGATCTCCTGCGGCCGGATGAGATCGATCGGTGCGGCGATGTCCATGGCGGTCCTCACGCGGCTCGGCGGTTGGCCGCCAGTTTCTCGGCGAACTCGATCGCCTCGATGAGGCTGCGCTCGTTGGCGAGGCCGGTCCCGGCGATGTCGAAGGCGGTGCCGTGATCGACCGAGGTGCGGATGATCGGCAGGCCCAGGGTGATGTTCACCCCCGACAGGTCCATCCACTTGCCCGTGGCCGGGTCGATCTCGAAGCCGAGCAGCTTGACCGGGATGTGCCCCTGGTCGTGGTACATCGCCACCACCGCGTCGTACTGGCCCGCCCGCAGCTTCACGAACACCGTGTCGCCCGGCACCGGCCCGTGCACGTCCAGCCCGTCGGCGTTGGCCGCCGCGATCACCGGCGCGCTGACGTCGATGTCCTGGCGCCCGAACAGGCCACCCTCGCCCGCGTGGGGGTTGAGCGCGGCGACCGCGATCTTCGGCCTGGCCAGGCCCAGCCCCTTCAGCGCCGTGTCGGTGAGGTCGATGACGCGGCGCAGGCGCTCCGGGGTCAGGCGCTTGGGCACGTCCTCCAGGGCGACGTGGGTCGTGACGTGCGAGACCCGCATGGTGCCGTGGGCCAGCATCATCACCGAGCCGCGCACGCCGGTCAGCTCCGCCAGCATCTCGGTGTGGCCGGCGTAGTGGTAGCCGGCCTTGTTGAGCGCCTCCTTGTTGAGCGGCGCGGTGACGATGCCGCCGATCCGCTCGGCCAGGGCGAGGCGGACCCCGGCCTCGATCGCCTTGTAGGCGAAGCGGCCGCCGTCGGCGGAGAGCCGGCCGGGCTCGATCGGCGCGCCCTCGGCATCCGCCTGGAGGCAGCACAGCGCCGGCCAGCCGCCGTCCTCGGCGACTTCGGCGACCTCGGGGACGGGCTCGGGCAGGAGGCCGAGCGCCCGCTCCGCGCGGCGCAGGGCCGGGACGCTGCCGATGACGACGAGCCTGAGCTCGCCCGCGTCGATCCGGTCCCTCAGCCGGGCGGCGGCCTTGACGATGATCTCCGGGCCGATGCCGGCCGGATCGCCCATGGTGATGGCGAGATGTGAGGTCACGCGTCGCTCCTGCTGCGCGGAAAGCCGTTCTGGTGGAGGAGATCGCGCCAGACGCCGTCTGTTCCGAAGGCGCCGGACTTCGAGACGACCGGCAGGCCGTCCCAGCGGCCGCCCCGGAGGGTGGAGCGGGGCAGGCCGGGCGCGACCTGCCCGGTGACGTCGAGGCGCGCGGCGGAGAGGGCGAGGCAGAGCGCCTTCAGGGTCTCGCCGCCGGCGACCAGCAGCGTGCCGGGCCGCGGGATGCGGTCGATCACGCCCGCGAAGGCGGCGGCGATCCGCGCCGCGGCGTCCTCGCGGGCGGTGCCCTCGGGCAGCGCGAGGCTCGCGAGGACGACGCCGTCGCGGTCGAGGCGCGCGGCCACCGCGGCGGCAGGGTCGGGGTCGCTCGCCGACAGGACGAGGTGGCGGGTGCCGCAGGCCGCGAGCTGCGCCGCGGTCTCGGGCCGGTCCGAGCCGAACAGGCCGAGGACCGGGCCGGCGAGCCGGTCGTCGCCCGGCGCCGCCGCGCCGCGCGCCAGGGCGGCGGCGAGGCCGCCGCTGCCGCACCACAGGACCGGACCGTCTGCCGGCAGCGCCGCGACGGCGGCGAGGTCCTCGTCCGTCCGGGCATCGTAGACGGCGACGCCGTCCACCGGACCGTCCGTCACCGACGCCCGGCGGGCGGGGAGACCGGCCTCGCACAGGGCCCGCGCGATGTCCCCCGAGACCGGGAGCCAGCCGTCGGCCCGCCGCGCCCGCTGCCGGCCCTCCACCGTCACCCGGCCCTGGACGGGGAAGGCCGGGGCCACGATGCAGCGCCGCCACGCGCCCACCTTCACCGTGGCCGCGAGCTCGGCCGCCCAGGGGCCGCGCAGGAGGCTGTCGAGCTTCCTGAAGGCGATGTCCGCGCCGTCGAGCAGCGGGGCGAGCCCGCCGGCGATCCGCGCGGCTTCCGCCGCGGCGCGCTCGCGCGTGCCGGCATCGACGGCGAGGGAGCCCGAGGCCCGGTCCGGCAGGATGCCCGGCCACGCGACCGGGACGGTCCCGCAGAGGCCCGTGAGGCCGGCCGCCGTGTCGAGGGTTCCGGTCAGGTCGTCGGCGATGAGGCGCAGGGTCGGCATCGGGGCGCGGCGTCAGACCTTGGCGGGGCTGGCGCCGGTGGCCATCGCGTCGCCCGCGGCCTCCTCGTCACGGCTCTTCAGCGGCGCGATCTCGCCGACGATGAACAGGTACGCGCAGGCGCCGACGATGCTGAGGGTGCCGGCCACCGCGAGCGGCACCACGAAGGACCCCTTGGTGATCGAGACCATCACGCCGGTGAAGGTGGTGAGCGCGATGCCCGCGAGGTTCGAGGCGAAGTTCTGGATGCCGGAGATCGAGGCGACGTGGGCCGGCGTCGGCGCGACGTCGCCCGGCAGCGTCCAGATGTTGGCGCCGGCGAAGGCGAGGCCGGAATACGAGATCGCCAGGAGGGTCAGGGCCGCGCCGTCCCCCGGCACGAGGGGAGCCAGCGCCACCACCGAGGAGGCGAGCAGGCCGCCGACGAGGCAGGTCTTGCGGGCGGCGGTGAGGCTCCAGCCGCTCTTGAACAGGCGGTCGGACAGGTAGCCGCCGAGCCAGCCGGCCGGGATCGCCACGAGGCCGGGCAGCAGGCCGAGCGTGCCGAGCTTGGCGAGCGAGAAGCCGCGGGACTCGGTGAGATAGGACGGGAACCAGGTCGTGTAGAAGTAGATGACGAAGTTCAGGCAGAAGAACCCGATCATCATGCCCCAGATCGTCCGGTAGCGGAACAGCTCGGCGTAGCGGATCTTCCTGGCGCCGGCCTTCACGGCGTAGTCGGCCTCGAGGACGGCGAGCTGCTCCGCCGAGACGGCCGCGTGGTTCTTCGGATCGCGGTAGACGAGGTACCACACCACCATCCACACGAGCCCGATGCTGCCCG
This portion of the Methylobacterium sp. NMS14P genome encodes:
- a CDS encoding nucleotide-binding domain containing protein, producing MPTLRLIADDLTGTLDTAAGLTGLCGTVPVAWPGILPDRASGSLAVDAGTRERAAAEAARIAGGLAPLLDGADIAFRKLDSLLRGPWAAELAATVKVGAWRRCIVAPAFPVQGRVTVEGRQRARRADGWLPVSGDIARALCEAGLPARRASVTDGPVDGVAVYDARTDEDLAAVAALPADGPVLWCGSGGLAAALARGAAAPGDDRLAGPVLGLFGSDRPETAAQLAACGTRHLVLSASDPDPAAAVAARLDRDGVVLASLALPEGTAREDAAARIAAAFAGVIDRIPRPGTLLVAGGETLKALCLALSAARLDVTGQVAPGLPRSTLRGGRWDGLPVVSKSGAFGTDGVWRDLLHQNGFPRSRSDA
- a CDS encoding iron-containing alcohol dehydrogenase — protein: MDIAAPIDLIRPQEIAFGAGTLPRVARFLAERGYRRPLVVADAFNAGRADLLGLPGAVAVFGAVRPEPDVPNLDAALARADELRPDCVIGFGGGSAMDLAKLVAVLPGSGQSLRDVVGAEKVAGRRIGLVQVPTTAGTGSEAGTRALVTDPEAQAKLAVQSRHMLADLAVIDPDLTMTVPAAVTAATGVDAMAHCVEAFTSRRSHPTIDLYALEGARLVGRYLPRAVADGSDREARAGLALAALYGGFCLGPVNTTAGHAVAYPLGTRHHVAHGLACAAIFPHTLAFNAAAVPEKTARVLEALGAPASADAATVRARAARFCADLGVELRLSRLGVPERDLEAMADEAHAIRRLLDNNPRAMSRADILALYRAAH
- a CDS encoding porin — translated: MRRYGVTTLLGLGMMIPEAPAEARTVEDLQRQIDELKAVVRTLSAEQRRRKGGGPTPSPRPAAPRPVETAGPASGPASGTAPVLSGQAQPAPAPPAHAGRPKTWFERLTLRGYTQLRVNEVLAGDADAPAGSSRLRSVHDGGIRDRDTFTFRRVRLILQGDVHERVAIYLQPDFAVSVGNQSAGEPRGGFAQLRDAYADVFLDDERRTRLRFGQQKVPYGWENLQSSQNRLTLDRSDAINSAIPGERDIGITAYHTPPSVQRIWDRLGKDGQKLFGNYGAFGVGVYNGQTINRLEQNDDVMIVGMATWPFALDGLGSAFAGQVLEVGGSAYRNRFKPEIRAGGVGPVSYADERVGVHAILYPQPFGLQAEWNWGRGPEFDALTRAIETKPLEGGYLQAMYRFEHSLVGPFMPYARLQTYRGGWKVATNAPPLATDEFEVGIEFQPIKPLEITLAYSKMRRREADERRFGRARGDLFRAQVQWNY
- the pdxA gene encoding 4-hydroxythreonine-4-phosphate dehydrogenase PdxA, coding for MTSHLAITMGDPAGIGPEIIVKAAARLRDRIDAGELRLVVIGSVPALRRAERALGLLPEPVPEVAEVAEDGGWPALCCLQADAEGAPIEPGRLSADGGRFAYKAIEAGVRLALAERIGGIVTAPLNKEALNKAGYHYAGHTEMLAELTGVRGSVMMLAHGTMRVSHVTTHVALEDVPKRLTPERLRRVIDLTDTALKGLGLARPKIAVAALNPHAGEGGLFGRQDIDVSAPVIAAANADGLDVHGPVPGDTVFVKLRAGQYDAVVAMYHDQGHIPVKLLGFEIDPATGKWMDLSGVNITLGLPIIRTSVDHGTAFDIAGTGLANERSLIEAIEFAEKLAANRRAA
- a CDS encoding dihydrodipicolinate synthase family protein; its protein translation is MTANTLHPRGVFCAAATPLTADYAPDHRPFVAHAGRLIAEGCDGVALLGTTGEANSFSLAQRKALLEATVEAGVAPGKLMPGTGVAAISETIDLTRHALSLGVTTVVMLPPFYYKGVTDDGLFAAYAEVIERVGDARLRVVLYHIPQVSGVPIPHGLIERLRARYPETVTGIKDSSGDLANHVAMIDRFPGFAVLTGADPLLLTLLPKGGAGCITATSNVCAADLAFIFRNAADPARAEAVAAAQARVVAARERTVGPRQMASIKALLADATGDAGWLRLCPPLTALSAEERRALLGA
- a CDS encoding MFS transporter, producing MPKQRWLIVLMCFLAVAINYIDRANLGVAVPMIQKEYGIDPALMGLILSAFFWSYVLMQLPGGWLIDKFGSRLTYTVATLIMSVATLATAFAGGVASLIACRMVLGIGEAFCYPVNAKVTSLWFRRSERGLATGIWASGSRVGSAMTLPLVAFLIANFGWREAFLVTGSIGLVWMVVWYLVYRDPKNHAAVSAEQLAVLEADYAVKAGARKIRYAELFRYRTIWGMMIGFFCLNFVIYFYTTWFPSYLTESRGFSLAKLGTLGLLPGLVAIPAGWLGGYLSDRLFKSGWSLTAARKTCLVGGLLASSVVALAPLVPGDGAALTLLAISYSGLAFAGANIWTLPGDVAPTPAHVASISGIQNFASNLAGIALTTFTGVMVSITKGSFVVPLAVAGTLSIVGACAYLFIVGEIAPLKSRDEEAAGDAMATGASPAKV